AGATTATGCAGCGCTACGGTGGCACCTTCGAGCGCCGCATCGGAATAGCACCGAGCAGCGGCGAGAATCTGCCCTACGAAGTACACGTCCTGAGTTTTCCCGACGAGCGGTCGTTGCAGGGATACCGAACCGATCCCGACCTTGAGGCGCTCCGGGACCTGCGCGCGCTAGCCATCCGGGAGACTGTCCTATGGTTCGGCACCGAGCTACCGGCGTACGGCAATTGACTCGGCACGGCGTTCCCGCCAACCCCGCGCCGCGTCATCGCGAAGGTCGTGGCAATGCAGGAACAGGCGGCCCGCACTTTACGATACGCGCACCGCTTCCGGCTTTGTCTACTTGAAGCCGTCCGAGGTTCTGCGAGTGGTTCGCGGTGCTCACTTCACTCGCGACCACCAGGAGCAAGGCAAAAAAACGGGCCGGGGTCGACGACCCCGGCCCGACACCTTGCTCCAAGTTGCTGCGGCGTATCGACGGGAATTTAGCCCTTCAAGAAGTCGCGCACCGCACTTACGAACGCGGCCTGCTGCTCATACATCACCATGTGTCCGGCCTGCCTGATCGTGACCGACTTGGCGCCTTTGATTCGGCTGGTGAACTCATTGGCATAGACGGGCGGGATCAGCCGGTCCGACTCGCCCCATACCACCAGCGTGGGAGACGAAATCCGATGCGCCCGTTTCTTCAGTCCACGGTCGGGCAGCGGCCACAGGAACTTGCCCGCCGTCGCCAACCGCTTCACCCGCTCGACGTACATCGCCTCCAGCGCCTTGAAGTCCTCCGGAATCGCGGTGAACATCTTGGCCACCGGCGAGTTCGCATCGTGAAAGAGCAGGGCACCGATCTCCGTCAGGTCGGCGGCAAAGAAATCCGGAATCGGATTCGATTCAAGCCAGAACCCCGCCGGCGCTACCAGCACCAGCTTGCGCGCGCGATGGTTACACAGTGCCGCAGTTTCGGCCGCGAGCATTCCGCCCATCGAGTGTCCGACGATATTCGCCGAGGCGATGCCGAGCTCGTCCATCAGCTGATGGTAAAACAGGGCCGCGTCGATCACGTCATCGATATGCTCGTTGCCGGTTGACTCGCCGTAGCCCGGGAAATGTGGCGCGTAGACCTTGAAGTCCTTGCTCAGGTCTTCCAGGAACGGATCGACTCCGGTCAATCC
The genomic region above belongs to Candidatus Binataceae bacterium and contains:
- a CDS encoding alpha/beta hydrolase; amino-acid sequence: MITTQKLLNGKFSVELHQFGSSGEPLLFLHGAGGLTGVDPFLEDLSKDFKVYAPHFPGYGESTGNEHIDDVIDAALFYHQLMDELGIASANIVGHSMGGMLAAETAALCNHRARKLVLVAPAGFWLESNPIPDFFAADLTEIGALLFHDANSPVAKMFTAIPEDFKALEAMYVERVKRLATAGKFLWPLPDRGLKKRAHRISSPTLVVWGESDRLIPPVYANEFTSRIKGAKSVTIRQAGHMVMYEQQAAFVSAVRDFLKG